A genomic segment from Comamonas terrigena NBRC 13299 encodes:
- a CDS encoding RNA polymerase sigma factor, whose translation MDLGIHHRHWGDGAIRNGDGSLAHTPQAADTHLHGVVLLHGPRLYRFIYQKIGHVADAQDLVQQTFLEAHRALSSFKGDSELSTWLYGIAKNLVRNYLTRSPHRRFDFCSDELLMEEQDGGPSPMDVLDQGQQLRALTLAMSEIPEHMRQLVWMVVVDELSYEEAAAALNIPKGTVRSRLSRARSALRARMPEPVAVA comes from the coding sequence ATGGATCTGGGAATACACCACAGGCATTGGGGCGATGGCGCCATTCGGAACGGCGATGGCAGTCTGGCCCATACGCCGCAGGCAGCAGACACGCATTTACATGGGGTGGTGCTGCTGCATGGCCCCAGGCTGTACCGTTTCATCTACCAAAAAATCGGCCATGTCGCTGATGCCCAGGATCTGGTGCAGCAGACCTTTCTGGAAGCACACCGTGCGCTGTCCAGTTTCAAAGGGGATTCCGAGCTGTCGACTTGGCTGTATGGCATTGCCAAGAATCTGGTGCGCAATTACCTCACCCGCTCGCCCCACAGGCGCTTCGATTTCTGCAGCGATGAGCTGCTGATGGAAGAGCAGGACGGCGGGCCTTCACCGATGGATGTGCTGGACCAGGGGCAGCAATTGCGGGCACTGACGCTGGCCATGTCCGAGATTCCCGAACATATGCGCCAGCTGGTGTGGATGGTGGTGGTCGATGAGCTGTCCTATGAAGAGGCCGCTGCCGCGTTGAATATTCCCAAGGGGACGGTGCGCAGTCGTCTGTCTCGTGCCCGCAGTGCCTTGCGGGCGCGCATGCCCGAGCCTGTGGCCGTGGCCTGA
- a CDS encoding amino acid permease — protein sequence MQWLKTKTIEQALADSDEPGRQLQRSLGAFDLMILGVAVAVGAGIFSVGARAAGSFAGPAVIFSFILAAATCAVATMCYAEFASSVPVTGSAYTYTYLTMGEGLAWIIGWNLLLEMVSAGAVIAKYWGIYLSTIFATAGWDVPSTVYLGPVAMEWGPFVIVAIFTALLVRGTKASARVNNVFTLVKIAITLFVIAVGFSYMDVKNFTPFVPPAQPPVIGHGVTGDVWGQPMLAWLFGAQPSQYGWLGVISGASLVFFAFIGFDVVATSAEEVKDPQKTLPRGIFGGLALVTLLYVLVTLALTGMVPYTELAKAENPSLATAFVSVGANWAAQVIAVGVLMGLTTVVMVLLMGSARVLLALCRDGLLPRSWSVTSSTHKTPVRLQLLVGVVIAGLAGFTKVELLEEMINIGTLSAFVLVSLGILVLRKKRPDLKTGYRVPLVPVLPVVSALLCSYLMLNLTTLTWLRFIGWMAIGLLIYLAYGMRHSRLARPQ from the coding sequence ATGCAGTGGCTGAAAACCAAAACCATTGAACAGGCGCTGGCCGACTCGGATGAGCCGGGCCGCCAGCTCCAGCGCAGTCTGGGTGCGTTCGACCTGATGATCCTCGGCGTGGCCGTGGCCGTCGGGGCGGGCATTTTCTCGGTGGGCGCACGTGCGGCAGGCAGCTTTGCCGGGCCGGCGGTGATCTTCTCCTTCATCCTGGCGGCCGCCACCTGCGCCGTGGCCACCATGTGCTACGCGGAGTTCGCTTCCAGCGTGCCGGTCACCGGCAGTGCCTACACCTACACCTATCTGACCATGGGCGAAGGCCTGGCCTGGATCATCGGCTGGAACCTGCTGCTGGAGATGGTGTCGGCCGGTGCGGTGATCGCCAAGTACTGGGGCATTTACCTCTCCACCATCTTTGCCACCGCGGGTTGGGATGTGCCCAGCACTGTTTACCTGGGCCCGGTGGCCATGGAGTGGGGACCGTTCGTCATCGTCGCCATCTTCACCGCGCTGCTGGTGCGCGGCACCAAGGCGTCGGCGCGGGTGAACAATGTGTTCACGCTGGTCAAGATCGCCATCACGCTGTTCGTGATCGCGGTGGGCTTTTCCTACATGGATGTGAAGAACTTCACCCCCTTTGTGCCGCCGGCACAGCCGCCGGTGATCGGCCATGGCGTGACCGGCGATGTCTGGGGCCAGCCCATGCTGGCCTGGCTGTTTGGCGCCCAGCCCAGCCAGTACGGGTGGCTGGGGGTGATTTCCGGTGCATCGCTGGTGTTTTTCGCCTTCATCGGCTTCGATGTGGTGGCCACCTCGGCCGAAGAGGTCAAAGACCCGCAGAAGACACTGCCGCGCGGCATTTTTGGCGGGCTGGCGCTGGTGACCTTGCTGTACGTGCTGGTGACCCTGGCGCTGACCGGCATGGTGCCTTATACCGAGCTGGCCAAGGCCGAGAACCCGTCGCTGGCCACGGCCTTCGTCAGCGTGGGGGCCAACTGGGCTGCCCAGGTGATTGCCGTGGGCGTGCTGATGGGCCTGACCACCGTGGTAATGGTGCTGCTGATGGGCTCGGCCCGCGTGCTGCTGGCCCTGTGCCGGGACGGCCTGCTGCCGCGCAGCTGGAGTGTGACGTCTTCCACGCACAAGACGCCGGTGCGCCTGCAGCTGCTGGTGGGTGTGGTCATTGCGGGCCTGGCCGGTTTCACCAAGGTGGAGCTGCTGGAGGAGATGATCAACATCGGCACCTTGTCGGCCTTTGTGCTGGTCAGCCTCGGTATTCTGGTGCTGCGCAAGAAGCGCCCCGATCTGAAGACCGGTTACCGCGTGCCGCTGGTGCCCGTGCTGCCCGTGGTGTCGGCGCTGCTGTGCAGCTATCTGATGCTGAACCTGACCACGCTGACCTGGCTGCGCTTCATCGGCTGGATGGCCATCGGTCTGCTGATTTACCTGGCCTACGGCATGCGCCATTCGCGCCTGGCGCGGCCGCAGTAA
- the purH gene encoding bifunctional phosphoribosylaminoimidazolecarboxamide formyltransferase/IMP cyclohydrolase, whose translation MKALISVSDKTGIVEFAQSLHALGVQLLSTGGTAKLLAEKGLPVTEVAEVTKFPEMLDGRVKTLHPMVHGGLLARRELPEHMAALKEHGIETIDLLVVNLYPFEATVAKAGCTLADAIENIDIGGPAMVRSAAKNWKDVGVITAADQYEAVIGELKAAGKLSDKLRFALSVAAFNRIAQYDGAISDYLSSVKFEDEKLSETYVPERGLFPGQSNGQFIKVQDLRYGENSHQQAALYRDLYPAPGSLVTGEQLQGKELSYNNIADADAAWECVKNFEESACVIVKHANPCGVAIGKDAHEAYAKAFQTDPTSAFGGIIAFNRTVDKAAAEAVVKQFVEVLMAPDFTAEALEIFKPKVNVRLMKIALPAGGDTAWKQGRNAMDAKRVGSGLLLQTADNHELALADLKVVTVKQPTPAELQDLLFAWKVAKYVKSNAIVFCKDGMTMGVGAGQMSRLDSARIASIKAEAAKLSLKNTVVASDAFFPFRDGLDVVVDAGASCVAQPGGSMRDQEVIDAANERGVAMVFTGVRHFRH comes from the coding sequence ATGAAAGCTCTGATTTCCGTCTCTGACAAGACCGGCATTGTCGAATTTGCACAAAGCCTGCATGCCCTGGGCGTGCAGCTGCTGTCCACCGGCGGTACCGCCAAGCTGCTGGCCGAAAAAGGCCTGCCCGTGACCGAAGTGGCGGAAGTCACCAAGTTCCCCGAAATGCTGGACGGCCGTGTCAAGACCCTGCACCCCATGGTGCACGGTGGCCTGCTGGCCCGCCGCGAGCTGCCCGAGCACATGGCCGCGCTGAAGGAACACGGCATCGAGACCATCGACCTGCTGGTCGTGAACCTCTACCCGTTTGAAGCCACCGTCGCCAAGGCCGGCTGCACGCTGGCCGACGCTATCGAGAACATCGACATCGGTGGTCCCGCCATGGTGCGTTCCGCTGCCAAGAACTGGAAGGATGTGGGTGTGATCACCGCCGCCGACCAGTACGAGGCCGTGATCGGCGAGCTGAAGGCCGCCGGCAAGCTGAGCGACAAGCTGCGTTTTGCCCTGTCCGTGGCTGCGTTCAACCGCATCGCCCAGTACGACGGCGCCATCAGCGACTACCTGTCGAGCGTGAAGTTCGAAGACGAAAAGCTGTCCGAGACCTATGTGCCCGAGCGCGGCCTGTTCCCCGGCCAGAGCAACGGCCAGTTCATCAAGGTGCAGGACCTGCGCTACGGTGAAAACAGCCACCAGCAGGCCGCGCTGTACCGCGACCTGTACCCCGCACCGGGTTCGCTGGTCACCGGCGAACAGCTGCAGGGCAAGGAACTGTCCTATAACAACATTGCCGATGCCGATGCGGCCTGGGAATGCGTCAAGAACTTTGAAGAATCCGCCTGCGTGATCGTCAAGCACGCCAACCCCTGTGGCGTGGCGATCGGCAAGGATGCGCACGAAGCCTACGCCAAGGCCTTCCAGACCGACCCCACCAGCGCCTTCGGCGGCATCATTGCCTTCAACCGCACCGTGGACAAGGCCGCAGCCGAAGCCGTGGTCAAGCAGTTCGTCGAAGTGCTGATGGCCCCCGACTTCACCGCCGAAGCCCTGGAAATCTTCAAGCCCAAGGTCAATGTGCGCCTGATGAAGATCGCCCTGCCTGCCGGCGGCGACACCGCCTGGAAGCAAGGCCGCAACGCCATGGACGCCAAGCGCGTGGGCTCCGGCCTGCTGCTGCAGACCGCCGACAACCACGAGCTGGCCCTGGCCGACCTGAAGGTGGTCACCGTCAAGCAACCCACACCGGCCGAGCTGCAGGACCTGTTGTTCGCCTGGAAGGTGGCCAAGTACGTCAAGTCCAACGCCATTGTCTTCTGCAAGGACGGCATGACCATGGGCGTGGGCGCTGGCCAGATGTCGCGCCTGGACTCGGCCCGCATCGCCTCGATCAAGGCCGAAGCTGCCAAGCTGAGCCTGAAGAACACCGTGGTGGCGTCGGATGCCTTCTTCCCGTTCCGTGACGGTCTGGATGTGGTGGTCGATGCCGGCGCGAGCTGCGTGGCCCAGCCCGGTGGCTCCATGCGCGACCAGGAAGTGATCGACGCCGCCAACGAACGTGGCGTGGCCATGGTCTTCACCGGCGTGCGCCACTTCCGCCATTGA
- a CDS encoding DEAD/DEAH box helicase has translation MNDTLLEQGIAAPAASLLQSEESQLDAMLAAQDTDTVETEVEAEPEVENGFVQLGLAPELVQAVADLGYTQPTAVQQKAIPLAMGEGADANGFIDLMVSSQTGSGKTAAFLLPVLNTLIQQRAEADAEAKAEFDRLCAEATAKGEPTPKRAKRKDPTNARNFKAAVPGALVLCPTRELAQQVAHDAIELVKHCRGIRIANVVGGIPYQLQIAKLQNADLVVATPGRLLDLQRSLQIKLDKVQFLVVDEADRMLDLGFSDDLAEVNQMTAQRKQTMMFSATFAPRVQQLAMRVMHDNGAGVKKVTVDTPQEKHANIKQALFWADNAQHKRKLLDHWLRDTSINQAIVFASTQVECDGLATDLQQEGFSAVALHGALSQGLRNRRLMALRNGQVQVLVATDVAARGIDVPTITHVFNYGLPMKAEDYTHRIGRTGRAGREGIAVTFAEFRDRRRVFDIEGYTRQQFKAEVVPGLEPVQRFPAAGERDGRRGGGGAGGRGGFGGRRDGDGYGRKQGFGDRGGDRGGFGGGRERSFGGDRGGFGGDRAPRFGGDREQRGFGGQDRGGFGDRGERNFGGDRGGFGGQDRGGYAPRDERSFGGRRDGAGDGYARKSFGDRAPERSDRGGFGRSEAPRGEARSFGGGDSRGFGGGERRSGGFAGKQHTGAPKPYAPRGGDREHGAGRGGKGFSRNDR, from the coding sequence ATGAACGACACACTCCTTGAGCAGGGCATTGCTGCGCCTGCTGCATCTCTTTTGCAATCCGAAGAATCCCAACTGGACGCCATGCTGGCTGCCCAGGACACCGACACCGTGGAAACCGAAGTCGAAGCCGAACCCGAAGTGGAAAACGGTTTTGTGCAGCTGGGCCTGGCGCCCGAGCTGGTGCAGGCCGTGGCCGACCTGGGCTACACCCAGCCCACCGCCGTGCAACAAAAAGCCATTCCCCTGGCCATGGGCGAAGGCGCTGATGCCAACGGTTTCATCGACCTGATGGTGTCCAGCCAGACCGGTTCGGGCAAGACGGCCGCTTTCCTGCTGCCCGTGCTCAACACCCTGATCCAGCAACGCGCTGAGGCCGATGCCGAAGCCAAGGCCGAATTCGACCGCCTGTGCGCCGAAGCCACTGCCAAGGGCGAGCCCACTCCCAAGCGTGCCAAGCGCAAGGACCCGACCAACGCCCGCAACTTCAAGGCTGCCGTGCCCGGCGCCCTGGTGCTGTGCCCCACCCGTGAACTGGCCCAGCAGGTCGCACACGACGCCATCGAGCTGGTGAAGCACTGCCGCGGCATCCGCATCGCCAATGTGGTGGGCGGTATTCCTTACCAGCTGCAAATCGCCAAGCTGCAGAACGCCGACCTGGTGGTGGCCACCCCCGGCCGTCTGCTGGACCTGCAGCGCTCGCTGCAGATCAAGCTGGACAAGGTGCAGTTCCTGGTGGTCGACGAAGCCGACCGCATGCTGGACCTGGGCTTCTCGGACGACCTGGCCGAAGTCAACCAGATGACCGCCCAGCGCAAGCAGACCATGATGTTCAGCGCCACGTTCGCACCGCGCGTGCAGCAACTGGCCATGCGCGTGATGCACGACAACGGCGCCGGCGTGAAGAAGGTGACCGTGGACACCCCCCAGGAAAAGCACGCCAACATCAAGCAGGCGCTGTTCTGGGCCGACAACGCCCAGCACAAGCGCAAGCTGCTGGACCACTGGCTGCGTGACACCTCCATCAACCAGGCCATCGTGTTTGCTTCCACCCAGGTGGAATGCGACGGCCTGGCCACCGACCTGCAGCAGGAAGGCTTCTCGGCCGTGGCACTGCACGGCGCCCTGAGCCAGGGTCTGCGCAACCGCCGCCTGATGGCGCTGCGCAACGGCCAGGTGCAGGTGCTGGTGGCCACCGATGTGGCTGCACGCGGCATCGACGTGCCCACCATCACCCACGTGTTCAACTACGGCCTGCCGATGAAGGCGGAAGACTACACCCACCGCATTGGCCGTACCGGTCGCGCTGGTCGTGAAGGCATTGCCGTGACGTTTGCGGAATTCCGCGACCGCCGCCGTGTGTTCGACATCGAAGGCTATACCCGCCAGCAGTTCAAGGCCGAAGTGGTGCCTGGCCTGGAGCCGGTGCAACGCTTCCCTGCCGCTGGTGAGCGCGATGGCCGCCGTGGCGGTGGTGGTGCCGGTGGCCGTGGTGGCTTCGGTGGTCGCCGTGATGGCGACGGCTATGGCCGCAAGCAAGGCTTTGGTGACCGCGGCGGTGACCGTGGTGGCTTCGGCGGCGGACGTGAACGCAGCTTCGGTGGCGACCGTGGCGGTTTTGGTGGCGACCGCGCCCCCCGCTTTGGCGGTGACCGTGAACAACGCGGTTTCGGCGGCCAGGACCGTGGTGGCTTCGGCGACCGTGGCGAGCGCAACTTCGGTGGCGATCGCGGCGGCTTTGGTGGCCAGGACCGTGGTGGCTACGCTCCGCGTGACGAGCGCTCGTTCGGCGGCCGTCGTGACGGCGCTGGCGACGGCTATGCCCGCAAGAGCTTTGGTGACCGTGCTCCCGAGCGCAGCGACCGTGGTGGCTTTGGCCGCTCGGAAGCCCCGCGTGGCGAAGCCCGCAGCTTTGGTGGCGGCGACAGCCGTGGTTTTGGTGGTGGTGAACGCCGCAGCGGTGGTTTTGCCGGCAAGCAGCACACCGGTGCGCCCAAGCCGTACGCACCGCGTGGCGGTGACCGCGAACACGGCGCTGGCCGTGGTGGCAAGGGTTTCTCGCGCAACGATCGCTGA
- a CDS encoding YqaA family protein: MHQLLQWLSLPQFGLSTLFIVALVSATLLPLGSEPAVVGLLQLNPELFWQAIGVATLGNTLGGAISWWMGLGAQKAWALARARRQAGHPADAAHPPPRTLSRHERRARIWLRKLGPKACLLSWLPAVGDPLCAVAGWLRFPFWPCLFYMAIGKFLRYLVMTSAILAVIPG, encoded by the coding sequence ATGCACCAGCTGCTGCAGTGGCTGTCCCTGCCGCAATTCGGTCTGAGCACACTCTTCATCGTGGCCCTGGTATCGGCCACCTTGCTGCCGCTGGGCTCCGAGCCGGCCGTGGTCGGCTTGCTGCAGCTCAACCCCGAGCTGTTCTGGCAAGCCATTGGCGTGGCCACCCTGGGCAACACGCTGGGCGGTGCCATCAGCTGGTGGATGGGCCTGGGTGCCCAGAAGGCCTGGGCCCTGGCACGCGCACGCCGCCAGGCCGGCCATCCGGCCGACGCCGCCCACCCGCCGCCCCGCACACTGTCCCGCCATGAGCGCCGTGCCCGCATCTGGCTGCGCAAGCTCGGCCCCAAGGCCTGCCTGCTCAGCTGGCTGCCCGCCGTCGGCGACCCGCTGTGCGCCGTGGCCGGCTGGCTGCGGTTTCCCTTCTGGCCCTGCCTGTTCTACATGGCCATCGGCAAATTCCTGCGCTACCTGGTGATGACCAGCGCCATCCTGGCCGTCATCCCGGGCTGA
- a CDS encoding helix-turn-helix domain-containing protein: MSQQNQNIEECVRSSLEIYFRDLGGEAPNDMYDMLVRLVEKPLLEVVMQQADQNQSRAAQWLGLNRNTLRKKLVDHQMLQGGTTN; encoded by the coding sequence ATGAGCCAGCAGAACCAAAACATCGAGGAGTGCGTGCGCTCCAGCCTGGAAATCTACTTCCGCGACCTGGGCGGCGAGGCCCCCAACGACATGTACGACATGCTGGTGCGCCTGGTCGAAAAGCCGCTGCTGGAAGTGGTGATGCAGCAGGCCGACCAGAACCAGTCGCGCGCGGCGCAATGGCTGGGCCTGAACCGCAACACCTTGCGCAAGAAGCTGGTGGACCACCAGATGCTGCAAGGCGGCACGACCAATTGA
- the ychF gene encoding redox-regulated ATPase YchF, producing MSLKCGIVGLPNVGKSTLFNALTKAGIAAENYPFCTIEPNTGVVEVPDPRLDQLSDIVKPERIVPAIVEFVDIAGLVAGASKGEGLGNQFLAHIRETDAIVNVVRCFEDPNVIHVANKVDPIADIEVIQTELCLADLATVEKAINRYSKAAKSGNDKEAAKLVSLLTPIQAVLNEGKPARIVPVSKEDAPLLKQFCLITAKPAMFVGNVSEDGFENNPLLDSLKAYADAQGAPVVAICAKIEAEMSEMDDADRDMFLEELGLEEPGLNRLIRAGFKLLGLQTYFTAGVKEVRAWTVPIGATAPQAAGVIHGDFERGFIRAQTIAFDDYIQFKGEQGAKDAGKMRAEGKEYIVKDGDVLNFLFNV from the coding sequence ATGAGCCTCAAATGTGGCATCGTGGGCCTGCCCAATGTGGGCAAGTCCACCCTGTTCAACGCCCTGACCAAGGCCGGCATCGCCGCAGAGAACTATCCCTTCTGCACCATCGAGCCCAACACCGGTGTGGTGGAAGTGCCCGATCCGCGTCTGGACCAGCTGTCTGACATCGTCAAGCCCGAGCGCATTGTTCCCGCGATCGTGGAGTTCGTGGACATCGCCGGCCTGGTGGCCGGTGCGTCCAAGGGCGAAGGCCTGGGCAACCAGTTCCTGGCCCACATCCGCGAAACCGACGCCATCGTCAATGTGGTGCGCTGCTTTGAAGATCCCAACGTGATCCACGTGGCCAACAAGGTGGATCCGATTGCCGACATCGAAGTGATCCAGACCGAACTGTGCCTGGCCGACCTGGCCACGGTCGAAAAGGCGATCAACCGCTACAGCAAGGCGGCCAAGTCCGGCAACGACAAGGAAGCCGCCAAGCTGGTGTCGCTGCTCACGCCCATCCAGGCCGTGCTCAACGAAGGCAAGCCTGCCCGCATCGTGCCGGTTTCCAAGGAAGACGCACCGCTGCTCAAGCAGTTCTGCCTGATCACTGCCAAGCCCGCCATGTTCGTGGGCAATGTGTCGGAAGACGGTTTCGAGAACAACCCGTTGCTCGACAGCCTGAAGGCCTATGCCGATGCGCAGGGCGCTCCGGTGGTGGCCATCTGCGCCAAGATCGAAGCCGAGATGTCGGAGATGGACGATGCCGACCGCGACATGTTCCTGGAAGAGCTGGGTCTGGAAGAGCCGGGTCTGAACCGCCTGATCCGGGCCGGCTTCAAGCTGCTGGGCCTGCAGACCTACTTCACCGCCGGTGTGAAGGAAGTGCGCGCCTGGACGGTGCCGATCGGTGCCACCGCTCCGCAGGCCGCAGGTGTCATTCACGGCGACTTCGAGCGCGGCTTCATCCGCGCCCAGACCATTGCCTTTGATGACTACATCCAGTTCAAGGGCGAACAAGGTGCCAAGGATGCCGGCAAGATGCGCGCCGAAGGCAAGGAATACATCGTGAAGGACGGTGACGTGCTGAACTTCCTGTTCAACGTCTGA
- the dusB gene encoding tRNA dihydrouridine synthase DusB, which produces MSALRIGQHTLANRLFVAPMAGVTDRPFRQLCKRLGAGYAVSEMVTSRKDLWNSLKTSRRANHAGEPGPIAVQIAGTDAPMMAEAAVYNIERGAQIIDINMGCPAKKVCNKWAGSALMQNEPLAVEIAQAVVEAARLFDVPVTLKMRTGWCDTHRNAEQLARRFEDVGIQMLTVHGRTREQGYKGFAEYDTIAAVKQAVKLPVVANGDITSPEKARDVLAYTGADAVMVGRAAQGRPWIFREIAHFLDTGTHLAPPTVAEVRELLLEHLQDHYGLYGELTGVRSARKHIAWYVRSLPGGDELRRHINTIDDCQAQWQAVASYFDALGSQMERLPEGGVETDIEEMAA; this is translated from the coding sequence ATGTCTGCCCTTCGCATTGGCCAACACACTTTGGCAAATCGCCTGTTTGTCGCTCCCATGGCGGGTGTGACGGACCGGCCGTTCCGCCAGCTGTGCAAGCGACTGGGTGCGGGCTATGCGGTCAGCGAGATGGTCACGTCGCGCAAAGACCTGTGGAACAGCCTCAAGACCAGCCGCCGCGCCAACCACGCCGGTGAGCCCGGTCCGATTGCCGTGCAGATTGCCGGCACCGATGCCCCCATGATGGCCGAAGCAGCCGTCTACAACATCGAACGCGGCGCCCAGATCATCGACATCAACATGGGCTGCCCGGCCAAGAAGGTCTGCAACAAATGGGCGGGTTCTGCCCTGATGCAGAACGAGCCGCTGGCCGTGGAGATTGCCCAGGCCGTGGTCGAGGCCGCACGCCTCTTCGATGTGCCGGTCACGCTGAAGATGCGTACCGGCTGGTGCGATACCCACCGGAATGCCGAGCAGCTGGCCCGGCGTTTCGAGGATGTCGGCATCCAGATGCTGACGGTGCATGGCCGCACCCGCGAACAGGGCTACAAGGGCTTTGCCGAATACGACACGATTGCGGCCGTCAAGCAGGCCGTGAAGCTGCCCGTGGTGGCCAATGGCGACATCACCAGCCCCGAAAAGGCGCGCGATGTGCTGGCCTATACCGGTGCCGATGCCGTGATGGTGGGACGCGCCGCCCAGGGCCGGCCGTGGATCTTCCGCGAGATCGCCCACTTTCTGGACACCGGCACCCACCTGGCGCCGCCCACCGTGGCCGAGGTACGGGAATTGCTTTTGGAGCATCTGCAGGACCACTATGGTCTGTACGGCGAACTGACCGGAGTGCGCAGTGCACGCAAGCACATTGCCTGGTATGTGCGCAGCCTGCCGGGCGGGGACGAACTGAGACGACACATCAACACCATCGACGACTGCCAGGCGCAGTGGCAGGCCGTGGCCAGCTACTTTGACGCACTGGGCAGCCAGATGGAGCGCCTGCCGGAGGGGGGCGTGGAAACCGACATTGAGGAAATGGCCGCATGA
- a CDS encoding DNA-3-methyladenine glycosylase I yields MSHTLSSADGQERCFWCQGSPLYVHYHDHEWGFPVTEDRRLFEKLSLEGFQAGLSWLTILNKRENFRAGFANFDFHQVARFGAADVERLLQDAGIVRHRGKIEAVIHNAQRALEMVAQEGSLAAFFWRYQPATPSTGEVVPAQTAESLALSKELKKRGWKFVGPTTVYAFMQAMGMVNDHAPGCVTRAAVAQAQQRLQRPV; encoded by the coding sequence ATGTCTCACACTCTTTCTTCTGCCGATGGGCAGGAACGCTGCTTCTGGTGCCAGGGTTCGCCGCTGTACGTGCACTACCACGACCACGAATGGGGTTTTCCGGTCACGGAGGACCGCCGGCTGTTCGAAAAGCTCAGCCTCGAAGGCTTTCAGGCCGGGCTGAGCTGGCTCACCATCCTGAACAAGCGCGAGAACTTCCGCGCCGGCTTTGCCAACTTCGATTTCCACCAGGTGGCGCGCTTCGGTGCGGCCGATGTGGAGCGCCTGCTGCAGGACGCCGGCATCGTGCGCCACCGCGGCAAGATCGAGGCCGTGATCCACAACGCCCAGCGTGCCCTCGAGATGGTGGCGCAAGAAGGCTCGCTGGCCGCCTTCTTCTGGCGCTACCAGCCGGCCACGCCGTCCACCGGGGAGGTGGTGCCGGCACAGACGGCCGAGTCGCTGGCCCTGTCCAAGGAGCTGAAAAAGCGCGGCTGGAAGTTTGTCGGACCCACCACGGTCTACGCCTTCATGCAGGCCATGGGCATGGTCAACGACCATGCGCCGGGCTGCGTCACCCGGGCCGCCGTGGCGCAGGCCCAGCAGCGCCTGCAGCGGCCGGTCTGA
- a CDS encoding M15 family metallopeptidase yields MQPRLRRWRAWSLVWIWLGAAQLAWAGNAAPPPGAGAAKPAARAAAAPAPSSAQPVAAPIPIQGPAEIAARLAAADCKGLRLEATSLTALQQILHPLGLAIRILGCPLAPAPLNQRVLAVTAVVLDGDKAMDTVRGALGDGELVDMGSGYRPSPWPSRQRPADLETLDDSEVSPDVQFNRRWLRSVMASQGYASVTGPWWAFIPVQQRRR; encoded by the coding sequence ATGCAGCCCCGCCTGCGCCGCTGGCGTGCGTGGAGTCTGGTCTGGATCTGGCTGGGAGCGGCGCAGCTGGCATGGGCCGGCAATGCGGCCCCGCCGCCGGGCGCTGGCGCGGCGAAACCTGCCGCGCGTGCCGCCGCAGCCCCAGCCCCGTCCTCGGCGCAGCCGGTGGCCGCGCCAATCCCCATCCAGGGGCCGGCCGAGATCGCGGCGCGCCTGGCCGCCGCCGATTGCAAGGGGCTGCGGCTGGAAGCCACATCTTTGACTGCACTGCAGCAAATCCTCCATCCGCTGGGGCTGGCGATTCGCATTCTGGGCTGTCCGCTGGCTCCGGCCCCGCTGAACCAGCGCGTGCTGGCCGTCACGGCCGTGGTGCTGGATGGCGACAAGGCCATGGACACGGTGCGTGGGGCGCTGGGCGATGGCGAGCTGGTGGACATGGGATCGGGCTACCGTCCGTCGCCCTGGCCCAGCCGCCAGCGGCCGGCCGATCTGGAGACGCTGGACGACAGCGAGGTATCGCCGGACGTGCAATTCAACCGCCGCTGGCTGCGCAGCGTGATGGCTTCGCAGGGCTATGCCTCGGTCACCGGCCCCTGGTGGGCCTTCATTCCGGTGCAGCAGCGCCGGCGTTGA
- a CDS encoding c-type cytochrome, with translation MTDHDDEDHYPPKPRWIGWAIAIFMVAAALGVANIGWRIMMVSPAEKAAEALVQQHPELAAGKKLVETSDCMRCHGWDRGYVGPAFVAIAERYRGQPDAEAYLARKIREGSVGAWGKVIMPRQSQVDEAQSLQIARWLLAAEPVAK, from the coding sequence ATGACTGATCACGACGACGAAGACCACTACCCGCCCAAGCCGCGCTGGATCGGCTGGGCGATTGCCATCTTCATGGTAGCTGCCGCCCTGGGCGTGGCCAATATCGGCTGGCGCATCATGATGGTGAGCCCGGCGGAAAAAGCCGCCGAGGCCCTGGTGCAGCAGCACCCGGAACTGGCCGCCGGCAAGAAGCTGGTGGAGACTTCCGATTGCATGCGCTGCCATGGTTGGGACCGCGGCTATGTGGGCCCGGCATTCGTCGCCATTGCCGAGCGCTACCGCGGCCAGCCCGATGCCGAGGCCTACCTGGCCCGCAAGATCCGCGAGGGCAGTGTGGGCGCCTGGGGCAAGGTCATCATGCCGCGCCAGTCGCAGGTGGATGAGGCGCAGTCGCTGCAGATCGCCCGCTGGCTGCTGGCGGCGGAGCCTGTGGCCAAATAA